The following are from one region of the Cyanobium gracile PCC 6307 genome:
- the glgX gene encoding glycogen debranching protein GlgX, producing the protein MTPSTAALPSPGSSAPLGASISDGGVNFSLYARRAAAVELCLFARVDDAVPSQRLRLDPDRHRTGDYWHCRLEGIGPGQPYGWSIEGPWQPQLGLRFDPANLLLDPHGLALAMPPGYGRAAGRISAGDWGTAMKSVVADPLAYEWEGDRPLHRPSRETVIYELHVRGFTAHPSAGLPPEQAGTYRGLISRIPYLQELGVTAVELLPVFAFDPQAAPAGLHNYWGYQPVSFFAPHPGYACSADPLGVIDEFRDLVKALHRAGIEVILDVVFNHTAEGGAEGPAFCFRGLADGDYYLLNEDGTYIDDTGCGNTFNANHPVVRRLIRESLRHWVQHLHVDGFRFDLASVLDRDQTGRPTPLSPILWDIDTDPVLAGTKLIAEAWDAAGLYQVGSFVGDNWQEWNGRFRDDVRRFIKGDGGLAASVGQRLMGSPDIYGHKQREAEASVNFITCHDGFTLADLVSYNGKHNEANGEGNRDGSDDNASWNCGVEGPSSDAEVLALRARQSRNLLTMLLLAVGTPMLAMGDELGRSQQGNNNAYAQDNAISWLDWSLLERNADLHRFVRELLAYRQRRDVVINARNLSLGELVRRHHVRWHGVEPDHPDWSESSRSFGATVTSVDHRFRWHAMVNAWWEPLLFRLPAAEGDLPSWRRWIDTSRPSPEDIVPWSSAPALEADTCTLDPRSIVVLVVGLSPGAAAGDGHPDPPAAGPG; encoded by the coding sequence ATGACCCCAAGCACGGCGGCTCTGCCGTCCCCGGGCAGCAGTGCCCCCCTGGGCGCCTCGATCAGCGATGGGGGTGTCAACTTCAGCCTCTATGCCCGGCGGGCGGCGGCGGTGGAGCTGTGCCTGTTCGCACGCGTCGACGATGCCGTGCCCAGCCAGCGCCTCCGCCTCGATCCCGACCGGCACCGCACCGGCGACTACTGGCACTGCCGGCTGGAGGGGATCGGGCCGGGGCAGCCCTACGGCTGGAGTATCGAAGGCCCCTGGCAGCCCCAGCTGGGGCTGCGCTTCGATCCGGCCAACCTGCTGCTCGATCCCCACGGGCTGGCCCTGGCGATGCCGCCGGGCTACGGCCGCGCCGCCGGCCGCATCAGCGCAGGGGACTGGGGCACCGCCATGAAGAGCGTGGTGGCCGACCCGCTCGCCTACGAGTGGGAAGGGGATCGGCCCCTGCACCGGCCCTCCCGCGAGACGGTGATCTACGAGCTGCACGTGCGCGGCTTCACCGCCCACCCCAGCGCTGGCCTGCCGCCGGAGCAGGCGGGCACCTACCGAGGCCTGATCAGCCGGATCCCCTACCTCCAGGAGCTGGGCGTCACGGCGGTGGAACTGCTGCCGGTGTTCGCCTTCGATCCCCAGGCGGCCCCCGCTGGCCTGCACAACTACTGGGGTTACCAGCCGGTCTCCTTCTTCGCCCCCCACCCCGGCTACGCCTGCAGCGCCGACCCCCTGGGGGTGATCGACGAGTTCCGCGACCTGGTCAAGGCGCTGCACCGCGCGGGCATCGAGGTGATCCTCGATGTGGTGTTCAACCACACGGCCGAGGGGGGCGCCGAGGGACCCGCCTTCTGCTTCCGCGGGCTGGCGGACGGCGACTACTACCTGCTGAACGAAGACGGCACCTACATCGACGACACCGGCTGCGGCAACACCTTCAACGCCAACCACCCGGTGGTGCGGCGCCTGATCCGCGAAAGCCTGCGCCACTGGGTGCAGCACCTCCATGTCGATGGCTTCCGCTTCGATCTGGCCTCCGTGCTGGACCGGGACCAGACGGGCCGCCCCACGCCCCTCTCGCCGATCCTCTGGGACATCGACACCGATCCGGTGCTGGCCGGGACCAAGCTGATCGCCGAGGCCTGGGATGCCGCCGGCCTCTATCAGGTGGGCAGCTTCGTCGGCGACAACTGGCAGGAGTGGAACGGCCGCTTCCGCGACGACGTGCGCCGCTTCATCAAGGGGGATGGGGGCCTGGCGGCCAGCGTCGGCCAGCGGCTGATGGGCAGCCCCGACATCTACGGCCACAAGCAACGGGAGGCGGAGGCCAGCGTCAACTTCATCACCTGCCACGACGGCTTCACCCTGGCCGATCTGGTCAGCTACAACGGCAAGCACAACGAGGCCAACGGCGAGGGCAACCGCGACGGCAGCGACGACAACGCCAGCTGGAACTGCGGTGTCGAGGGGCCCAGCAGCGACGCCGAGGTCCTGGCCCTGCGCGCCCGCCAGAGCCGCAACCTGCTGACCATGCTGCTGCTGGCGGTGGGCACGCCGATGCTGGCCATGGGCGATGAGCTCGGCCGCAGCCAGCAGGGCAACAACAACGCCTACGCCCAGGACAACGCCATCAGCTGGCTCGACTGGTCGCTGCTGGAGCGCAACGCCGACCTGCATCGCTTCGTGCGGGAGCTGCTCGCCTACCGCCAGCGCCGCGACGTGGTGATCAACGCCCGCAACCTCAGCCTCGGCGAGCTGGTGCGGCGCCATCACGTCCGCTGGCATGGGGTCGAACCCGACCATCCCGACTGGAGCGAAAGCTCCCGCTCCTTCGGCGCCACGGTCACCAGCGTTGACCACCGGTTCCGCTGGCACGCCATGGTCAACGCCTGGTGGGAGCCGCTGCTCTTCCGGCTGCCTGCCGCCGAGGGGGACCTGCCGAGCTGGCGCCGCTGGATCGACACCTCCCGGCCCAGCCCGGAGGACATCGTGCCCTGGAGCAGCGCCCCGGCCCTGGAGGCGGACACCTGCACCCTGGACCCCCGCTCGATCGTGGTGCTGGTGGTGGGCCTCAGTCCTGGAGCAGCTGCAGGCGATGGCCATCCGGATCCGCCAGCTGCAGGGCCTGGCTAG
- a CDS encoding DoxX family protein, with amino-acid sequence MDLEIVTLLVPTGPSLAAAAALLVLRVFVGVAFIRHGWPKLRNLRTWSTAMKTPEWLCFLSAASMWGAGIALIPGLLTPLAALAILVSMAYAMVLELASGSPFIAPDPYQIPEGDYAGPMGVGEPPSWEKAAMYVVMCLVLITSGGGLLSLDNLLIADLLRALF; translated from the coding sequence ATGGACCTCGAGATCGTCACCCTGCTCGTGCCCACCGGCCCGTCCCTGGCGGCCGCTGCCGCTCTGCTGGTGCTGCGGGTGTTCGTGGGGGTGGCCTTCATCCGCCACGGCTGGCCGAAGCTGCGCAACCTCCGCACCTGGTCCACGGCGATGAAGACGCCGGAGTGGCTCTGCTTCCTCTCGGCAGCCTCGATGTGGGGCGCGGGCATCGCCCTGATCCCCGGTCTGCTCACCCCCCTGGCGGCCCTGGCGATCCTGGTGTCGATGGCCTACGCCATGGTGCTGGAGCTGGCCTCCGGATCCCCGTTCATTGCACCGGATCCCTATCAGATTCCCGAGGGCGACTACGCCGGCCCGATGGGCGTCGGGGAACCGCCCAGCTGGGAGAAGGCGGCCATGTACGTGGTGATGTGCCTGGTGTTGATCACCTCCGGCGGCGGCCTGCTGTCTCTTGACAACCTGCTGATCGCCGACCTGCTGCGCGCCCTTTTCTGA
- a CDS encoding YqhA family protein yields the protein MLHRLLLRARYLTLVPILALLASCLALFVRGSRLILEQLRLALVSITDLVDLNRFEMDILEGIDLLLVGTGCLALAIGMFSLFISELKLPKTLSFRNFHEVKGMFANFIILAMAISFLELLNSFDPDDPAHSVAGADIFFPGAGMAVVTLALLAFKYWGGEREEHRSAASPERD from the coding sequence ATGCTGCACCGCCTGCTCCTGCGCGCCCGCTACCTCACCCTGGTGCCGATCCTGGCGCTGCTGGCCAGCTGCCTGGCCCTGTTCGTGCGCGGCAGCCGGCTGATCCTGGAGCAGCTGCGACTGGCCCTGGTGAGCATCACCGACCTGGTGGATCTCAACCGCTTCGAGATGGACATTCTCGAGGGGATCGACCTGCTGCTGGTGGGAACGGGCTGCCTGGCCCTGGCGATCGGCATGTTCTCCCTGTTCATCAGCGAGCTGAAGCTGCCGAAGACCCTGAGCTTCCGGAACTTCCACGAAGTGAAGGGCATGTTCGCCAACTTCATCATCCTGGCGATGGCGATCTCCTTCCTCGAGCTGCTCAACAGCTTCGATCCCGACGACCCCGCCCACTCCGTCGCCGGCGCCGACATCTTCTTCCCAGGCGCCGGCATGGCCGTGGTGACCCTGGCCCTGCTGGCCTTCAAGTACTGGGGCGGCGAGCGGGAGGAGCATCGCTCCGCGGCATCGCCGGAGCGCGACTGA
- a CDS encoding ABC transporter ATP-binding protein, protein MALPAPSLPAAPVLRIGGLQVRYPGSERPTLDGLNLTLSAGERLALVGPSGCGKSTVARAVLQLLPPGSVCDGELLLAGQDPRRLRRAALRRLRGEAVGLVFQDPMTRLNPLLTIGEHLRDTLAAHRGGGRERARDLLARVGIAPERYGSFPHEFSGGMRQRLAIALALALHPPLVIADEPTTSLDVAVAGQVMAQLSDLCTETGSALLLISHDLAMAGRWCDRIAVLDQGRLVEEAPSLRLLTAPASPLARRLVDAAREREGGHSEAPAAAPVLLEVEELRSWHPLPSLPWQPRWIKAVDGISLTLHEGETIGVVGASGCGKSSLCRALMGLAPVRGGAVRLQGVDLRRLGGRSLRRARRRLQMVFQDPLACLNPQMTIGEAVADPLLIHGLARRPEARRRAREQLALVGLDPPESFEDRLPRQLSGGQQQRVAIARALILGPQVLLCDESVSMLDAEVQADVLALLRRLQGQLGLGMLFITHDLSVAGGFCHRVLVLDGGRVVEQGAGAELLAHPQTAITRTLVEACPRLPPLP, encoded by the coding sequence ATGGCCCTGCCCGCCCCGTCCCTGCCAGCGGCCCCGGTGCTGCGCATCGGTGGTCTGCAGGTGCGCTACCCCGGCAGTGAACGGCCCACCCTCGATGGGCTCAACCTGACCCTCAGCGCCGGCGAACGGCTGGCCCTGGTGGGTCCCTCCGGCTGCGGCAAGAGCACCGTGGCCCGGGCCGTGCTGCAGCTGCTGCCCCCGGGCAGCGTCTGCGACGGCGAGCTGCTGCTGGCGGGGCAGGACCCCCGCCGCCTGCGGCGCGCCGCCCTGCGTCGGCTGCGGGGCGAGGCGGTGGGCCTGGTGTTTCAGGACCCGATGACGCGGCTCAACCCCCTGCTCACCATCGGCGAGCACCTGCGCGACACCCTGGCTGCCCACCGCGGCGGGGGCCGTGAGCGGGCCCGGGACCTGCTGGCCCGGGTGGGGATCGCCCCGGAGCGCTACGGCAGCTTCCCCCACGAATTCAGCGGCGGCATGCGCCAGCGCCTGGCCATCGCCCTGGCCCTGGCCCTCCACCCGCCCCTGGTGATCGCCGACGAACCCACCACCAGCCTGGATGTGGCCGTGGCCGGCCAGGTGATGGCCCAGCTGAGCGATCTCTGCACCGAAACCGGCAGCGCCCTGCTGCTGATCAGCCACGACCTGGCCATGGCCGGCCGCTGGTGCGACCGCATCGCCGTGCTCGATCAGGGGCGGCTGGTGGAGGAGGCCCCAAGCCTCCGGCTGCTCACGGCCCCGGCCTCGCCCCTGGCCCGGCGGCTGGTGGACGCCGCCCGGGAGCGGGAGGGCGGGCACAGCGAGGCCCCCGCCGCCGCGCCGGTGCTGCTGGAGGTGGAGGAGCTGCGCAGCTGGCACCCCCTGCCCTCACTGCCCTGGCAGCCCCGCTGGATCAAGGCAGTGGATGGGATCAGCCTGACCCTGCACGAGGGCGAGACCATCGGCGTGGTGGGGGCATCGGGCTGCGGCAAGAGCAGCCTCTGCCGGGCCCTGATGGGGCTGGCACCGGTGCGGGGCGGTGCGGTGCGGCTCCAGGGGGTCGACCTGCGGCGCCTGGGGGGGCGGTCGCTGCGGCGGGCCCGGCGGCGCCTGCAGATGGTCTTCCAGGATCCCCTGGCCTGCCTCAACCCCCAGATGACCATCGGCGAGGCGGTGGCCGATCCCCTGCTGATCCATGGGCTGGCCCGCCGCCCGGAGGCCCGGCGCCGCGCCAGGGAGCAGCTGGCCCTGGTGGGGCTCGATCCCCCCGAATCCTTCGAAGACCGCCTGCCCCGCCAGCTCTCGGGGGGCCAGCAGCAGCGGGTGGCGATCGCCCGCGCCCTGATCCTGGGCCCCCAGGTGCTGCTCTGCGACGAGAGCGTCAGCATGCTCGACGCCGAGGTCCAGGCCGACGTGCTGGCCCTGCTGCGGCGCCTGCAGGGCCAGCTCGGCCTGGGCATGCTGTTCATCACCCACGACCTCTCGGTGGCCGGCGGCTTCTGCCATCGCGTCCTCGTGCTCGACGGCGGTCGCGTCGTCGAGCAGGGGGCCGGTGCCGAGCTGCTGGCCCACCCCCAGACGGCGATCACCCGCACCCTGGTGGAGGCCTGTCCGCGCCTGCCCCCCCTGCCCTGA
- a CDS encoding RelA/SpoT family protein — MLRVAPDPGSSPLAYASAATSAAPEGTRDAVPERDYGVPLPAWLRQSLQQRQPADAEARPVDPEALVATAFDFAYQLHDGQFRASGEPYIVHPIAVAGLLRDIGASAAVIAAGFLHDVVEDTQVTPDEIEARFGEEVRALVEGVTKLGGIHFTNRTEAQAENLRRMFLAMASDIRVVLVKLADRLHNMRTLGALKPEKQQRIARETRDIYAPLANRLGIGRFKWELEDLAFKVLEPESYRDVQQQVATKRSEREERLGATVQLLRDRLVAAGLQDCEVSGRPKHLYGIWSKMQRQQKAFHEIYDVAALRILCPSVESCYRALAVVHDIFRPIPGRFKDYIGLPKPNGYQSLHTAVIGRHRPIEVQIRTTEMHQVAEYGIAAHWKYKEGGSPAAGDTERFNWLRQLVDWQKDDGGEDSSDFLASIKEDLFDEEVFVFTPKGDVVGLRKGSTAVDFAFRIHSEVGNHCQGVRINDRLCPLATPLQNGDFVQVITAKNAHPSLDWLNFVATPTARNRIRGWYKRSHRDDNIQRGTEMLERELGRDGFDALLNGEAIARVAKRCNLVGTEDLLAALGFGGVTLQQVLNRLREEVRLSTAAAAPVPTNEEVAAGVAAAQPRQAPHGHPSNSPILGLEGLEYRLGGCCSPLPGEAIVGTVALGNHGITIHRQDCANVPQVPVERRLPVRWNPLGEAQQRRYPVRLRIEVLDRVGVLKDILMRLSDHRINVSDARVRTSAGKPARIDLRVELLSAAQLRTTMDQIRSMADVLDLCRTGIG, encoded by the coding sequence ATGCTGAGGGTGGCGCCGGATCCAGGTTCCTCTCCGCTGGCTTACGCCTCGGCCGCAACTTCTGCTGCTCCAGAGGGGACGCGGGACGCCGTCCCCGAGCGCGACTACGGCGTTCCCCTGCCGGCCTGGCTGCGCCAGAGCCTCCAGCAACGGCAGCCCGCCGACGCGGAGGCGCGCCCCGTCGATCCGGAGGCCCTGGTGGCCACGGCCTTCGACTTCGCCTACCAGCTCCACGACGGCCAGTTCCGGGCCAGCGGCGAGCCCTACATCGTCCATCCGATCGCCGTCGCCGGTCTGCTGCGCGACATCGGCGCCAGCGCGGCGGTGATCGCCGCCGGCTTCCTCCACGACGTGGTGGAAGACACCCAGGTCACCCCCGACGAGATCGAAGCGCGTTTCGGCGAGGAGGTGCGCGCCTTGGTGGAGGGGGTGACCAAGCTGGGCGGCATCCATTTCACCAACCGCACCGAGGCCCAGGCGGAGAACCTGCGCCGCATGTTCCTGGCCATGGCCAGCGACATCCGGGTGGTGCTGGTCAAGCTGGCCGACCGGCTCCACAACATGCGCACCCTCGGCGCCCTCAAGCCCGAGAAGCAGCAGCGCATCGCCCGGGAGACCCGCGACATCTACGCCCCCCTGGCGAACCGTCTGGGCATCGGCCGTTTCAAGTGGGAGCTGGAGGACCTGGCCTTCAAGGTGCTGGAGCCCGAGTCCTACCGCGACGTGCAGCAGCAGGTCGCCACCAAGCGCAGCGAACGGGAGGAACGGCTGGGGGCCACGGTGCAGCTGCTGCGCGACCGGCTGGTGGCGGCGGGGCTGCAGGACTGCGAGGTGAGCGGCCGTCCCAAGCACCTCTACGGCATCTGGAGCAAGATGCAGCGCCAGCAGAAGGCCTTCCACGAGATCTACGACGTAGCGGCCCTGCGGATCCTCTGCCCGAGCGTGGAGAGCTGCTACCGGGCCCTGGCGGTGGTGCACGACATCTTCCGGCCGATCCCCGGGCGCTTCAAGGACTACATCGGCCTGCCCAAGCCCAACGGCTACCAGTCGCTGCACACGGCGGTGATCGGCCGCCATCGGCCGATCGAAGTGCAGATCCGCACCACCGAGATGCACCAGGTGGCGGAGTACGGCATCGCCGCCCACTGGAAGTACAAGGAGGGGGGCTCGCCGGCTGCCGGCGACACCGAGCGCTTCAACTGGCTGCGGCAGCTGGTCGACTGGCAGAAGGACGACGGCGGCGAGGACAGCAGCGACTTCCTGGCCTCGATCAAGGAGGACCTCTTCGACGAGGAGGTGTTCGTGTTCACCCCCAAGGGGGATGTGGTGGGCTTGCGCAAGGGATCCACCGCCGTGGATTTCGCCTTCCGCATCCACTCGGAGGTGGGCAACCACTGCCAGGGCGTGCGCATCAACGACCGCCTCTGTCCCCTGGCCACCCCGCTGCAGAACGGCGACTTCGTGCAGGTGATCACCGCCAAGAACGCCCACCCGAGCCTCGACTGGCTCAATTTCGTGGCCACCCCCACGGCCCGCAACCGCATCCGGGGCTGGTACAAGCGCAGCCACCGCGACGACAACATCCAGCGAGGCACCGAGATGCTGGAGCGGGAGCTGGGCCGCGACGGCTTCGACGCCCTGCTCAACGGCGAGGCGATCGCCCGGGTGGCCAAGCGCTGCAACCTGGTGGGCACCGAGGACCTGCTGGCGGCCCTGGGCTTCGGCGGCGTCACCCTGCAGCAGGTGCTGAACCGCCTGCGGGAGGAGGTGCGCCTCAGCACCGCCGCCGCCGCCCCCGTCCCCACCAACGAGGAGGTGGCCGCCGGGGTGGCCGCGGCCCAGCCGCGCCAGGCCCCCCACGGGCACCCCTCGAACAGCCCGATCCTGGGGCTGGAGGGGCTGGAATACCGCCTGGGGGGCTGCTGCAGCCCCCTGCCCGGGGAGGCGATCGTGGGCACCGTGGCCCTGGGCAACCACGGCATCACCATCCACCGCCAGGACTGCGCCAACGTGCCCCAGGTGCCGGTGGAGCGGCGGCTGCCGGTGCGTTGGAACCCGCTCGGCGAGGCCCAGCAACGGCGCTACCCGGTGCGGCTGCGCATCGAGGTGCTCGACCGGGTGGGGGTGCTGAAGGACATCCTGATGCGCCTCTCCGACCACCGCATCAACGTCAGCGATGCCCGGGTGCGCACCAGCGCCGGCAAGCCGGCCCGCATCGACCTGCGGGTCGAACTGCTCAGCGCTGCCCAGCTGCGCACCACCATGGACCAGATCCGCTCGATGGCCGACGTGCTCGACCTCTGCCGGACCGGCATCGGCTGA
- a CDS encoding glycogen debranching N-terminal domain-containing protein encodes MPDPLPPFVLKNEETFAILDSRGEICPDLQQEAGIFHRGTRHVSRLEVLLWGRAPLVLSSTELGAVGVLVSHLSNNDGGPEGAAAMTIHLERSTVLTATACLQQLCFTSYGDRRVAMPLTLRLDADFRDIFEVRGYARAERGRTIRRGVDGSLELIYGGLDGEDRVTVLRLSDPVQDVGVEHIGLEMTLEPRQTRRLFLVLDFHPLAVPLGAEDHFNAAMAATIERFRDARRSAASVVSDNPAFNSWLMRSFSDVHLLASQVEDGLYPYAGVPWFSCPFGRDGLITARQMLMVEPRLARGVLGYLASSQAAIDDPAHDEEVGKILHESRLGEMAALGEVPFSRYYGAVDSTPLFLMLAGDYLCRSDDRDFIAGLLPELEAAMAWIHKAEAGSADGFLRYLRVAENGLRNQGWKDSDDSIHHADGRLAEGSIALCEVQAYAYGARRAFASILHRLGRPAEAEGLLEEAAALRHRFHRAFWSPSIDSYALAIDGDGQPCRVRSSNAGHCLWTGIASTEAAAAVARQLMAPTSFNGWGVRTLDERESRYNPMSYHNGSVWPHDNALIGMGLARYGHRSETLQILTGLFEAASAVPMFQLPELFCGFQRREEEGPTFYPVACSPQAWASASVFGLLEAITGMAIEREHGSSRVQVRLHNPCLPRGLNLLDINGLRLGDEEINLQFHRSDHDVGVMVRGRSPGVDVLIMK; translated from the coding sequence ATGCCTGATCCGCTTCCTCCCTTCGTTCTGAAGAACGAGGAAACCTTCGCGATCCTGGATTCCCGTGGAGAGATCTGCCCGGACCTCCAGCAGGAGGCGGGCATCTTCCACCGCGGCACCCGTCATGTCAGCCGGCTGGAGGTGCTGTTGTGGGGGCGAGCGCCATTGGTGCTGAGCTCCACCGAGCTCGGCGCGGTGGGCGTGCTGGTGAGCCACCTCAGCAACAACGATGGCGGTCCCGAGGGCGCGGCGGCCATGACGATTCACCTGGAGCGCAGCACCGTCCTGACGGCAACCGCCTGCCTGCAGCAGCTCTGCTTCACCAGCTACGGGGACCGGCGGGTGGCGATGCCGCTGACCCTGCGGCTCGATGCGGATTTCCGTGACATCTTCGAGGTGAGGGGGTACGCGAGGGCGGAGCGAGGCCGCACCATCCGCCGCGGCGTCGACGGCAGCCTGGAGCTCATCTACGGGGGCCTCGATGGGGAGGATCGGGTCACGGTCCTGCGCCTCAGCGATCCTGTGCAGGACGTGGGTGTAGAGCACATCGGGCTGGAGATGACCCTGGAGCCCCGGCAGACCCGGCGGCTGTTCCTGGTGCTGGATTTCCATCCCCTCGCCGTGCCGCTGGGCGCGGAGGATCACTTCAACGCCGCCATGGCCGCGACGATCGAGCGTTTCCGGGACGCCCGGCGCAGCGCCGCCTCGGTGGTCAGCGACAACCCGGCCTTCAACAGCTGGCTGATGCGCTCGTTCTCCGATGTGCACCTGCTGGCCAGCCAGGTGGAGGATGGCCTCTACCCCTACGCCGGCGTGCCCTGGTTCAGCTGTCCCTTCGGCCGTGACGGGCTGATCACGGCGCGCCAGATGCTGATGGTGGAACCCCGCCTGGCGCGGGGGGTGCTGGGCTACCTGGCCAGCAGCCAGGCGGCGATCGACGATCCCGCCCACGACGAGGAGGTGGGCAAGATCCTGCACGAATCACGGCTCGGAGAGATGGCGGCGCTCGGGGAAGTTCCGTTCTCCAGGTATTACGGCGCCGTAGACTCCACGCCCCTGTTTCTGATGCTGGCGGGCGACTATCTTTGCCGCAGTGATGATCGGGACTTCATCGCCGGCCTGCTGCCCGAGCTGGAGGCGGCCATGGCCTGGATCCACAAGGCCGAAGCCGGCAGCGCCGATGGCTTCCTCCGCTACTTGCGGGTGGCCGAGAACGGCCTGCGCAACCAGGGCTGGAAGGACTCCGACGATTCCATCCACCACGCCGACGGCCGGCTGGCCGAGGGTTCGATCGCCCTGTGCGAAGTGCAGGCCTATGCCTATGGCGCCCGGCGCGCCTTCGCTTCGATCCTCCACCGCCTGGGCAGGCCCGCCGAAGCTGAGGGGCTGCTGGAGGAGGCCGCGGCTCTGCGTCACCGCTTTCACCGGGCCTTCTGGTCGCCCTCGATCGACTCCTATGCCCTGGCCATCGACGGCGACGGCCAGCCCTGCCGGGTGCGGAGCTCGAACGCGGGCCACTGCCTCTGGACCGGCATCGCCTCCACGGAGGCGGCGGCGGCGGTCGCCCGGCAGCTGATGGCCCCCACCAGCTTCAACGGCTGGGGCGTTCGCACCCTGGATGAACGGGAGAGCCGCTACAACCCGATGAGCTACCACAACGGCTCCGTCTGGCCCCATGACAACGCCCTGATCGGCATGGGCCTGGCCCGGTACGGCCACCGTTCCGAAACCCTGCAGATCCTCACCGGCCTGTTCGAAGCCGCCAGTGCGGTGCCGATGTTCCAGTTGCCGGAACTCTTCTGCGGCTTCCAGCGCCGGGAGGAGGAGGGACCCACCTTTTACCCGGTGGCCTGCAGCCCCCAGGCCTGGGCCAGCGCCAGCGTGTTCGGCCTGCTGGAAGCGATCACCGGCATGGCGATCGAACGGGAGCACGGCAGCAGCCGGGTGCAGGTGCGCCTGCACAACCCCTGCCTGCCGAGGGGCCTGAACCTGCTCGACATCAACGGACTGCGGCTGGGGGATGAGGAGATCAATCTGCAGTTCCACCGCAGCGACCACGACGTGGGCGTGATGGTGCGGGGGCGATCCCCCGGGGTGGACGTGCTGATCATGAAGTGA
- a CDS encoding glycosyltransferase family 4 protein, producing MRIAQISTLHERVPPVGYGGTERVVHYLTEELVRRGHDVVLFASGDSLTSAKLCACVPQALRQSGQVSDASVHNAIQLDRVLEKLDDFDILHFHNGHSHFPLSNLLGIPHLNTLHGPLHAPEQKLLYTHFHRVPLVSISETQRQPVPSANWLGNVYHGLPNDLYRYQPTPRPYLAFIGRISPEKRLDRAIAIATAVGLPLKVAAKIDPVDTPYFHDHIEPLLLNNPLVEFIGEVDDAGKQDLLGHALALLFPIDWPEPFGLVMIEANACGTPVIAWRNGSTPEVIRQGVNGFLVDSTEEAIAAVGRLEQLDRSRIRSHFEVCFSVTRQAEDYEQLYRHQIQARRCHSPAHRTPVHA from the coding sequence ATGAGAATCGCGCAGATTTCAACGCTCCATGAGAGAGTTCCACCGGTTGGCTATGGGGGAACAGAACGGGTTGTTCACTATCTCACCGAAGAACTGGTGCGACGCGGGCATGATGTGGTTTTATTTGCGAGCGGCGACTCTCTGACCAGCGCCAAGCTCTGCGCCTGTGTCCCCCAGGCCCTGCGGCAAAGCGGACAGGTGTCTGACGCCAGCGTTCACAACGCGATTCAGCTCGATCGTGTGCTCGAGAAACTGGATGACTTCGACATTCTCCATTTCCACAACGGCCATTCCCATTTTCCCCTCTCCAACCTGCTGGGCATTCCCCATCTGAACACCCTTCACGGCCCCTTGCATGCGCCCGAGCAGAAGCTGCTGTACACCCATTTCCATCGGGTGCCCCTGGTCTCGATCTCCGAGACCCAGCGTCAGCCCGTGCCCAGCGCCAACTGGCTCGGCAACGTTTACCACGGGCTCCCCAACGACCTCTATCGCTACCAGCCCACACCCAGGCCCTACCTGGCCTTCATCGGCCGCATCTCACCGGAGAAACGGCTGGATCGCGCCATCGCCATCGCCACGGCCGTAGGCCTGCCCCTGAAGGTGGCCGCCAAGATCGATCCAGTGGATACCCCCTATTTCCACGATCACATCGAGCCGCTGTTGCTGAACAATCCCCTTGTGGAATTCATCGGTGAAGTGGATGACGCCGGCAAGCAGGATCTGCTGGGCCATGCCCTCGCGCTGCTGTTCCCGATCGACTGGCCCGAACCCTTCGGCCTGGTGATGATCGAGGCCAACGCCTGCGGCACGCCGGTGATCGCCTGGCGGAACGGCTCGACCCCGGAGGTCATCCGCCAGGGGGTCAACGGTTTTCTGGTGGACTCGACCGAGGAGGCCATCGCCGCGGTCGGCCGGCTGGAGCAGCTGGATCGATCGCGGATCCGCAGCCACTTCGAGGTCTGCTTCTCGGTCACGCGCCAGGCCGAGGACTACGAACAGCTCTACCGGCACCAGATCCAGGCCCGTCGCTGCCACAGCCCCGCCCACCGGACTCCGGTGCATGCCTGA